GCATTTACAATGACGATCGGTGATCTTGTTCAGAGCACGATTTTACAGTTGTATCCGGTCGATTTCGCGAAATCCCTGTATGATACCTTTATCAATCAGCAGATGGGAGAAGCAGCAAAAGATCCTACACCGGCACCGGCTCCGACTCCGGAACCGCAGGCATTCAATCCGCCGCCGGCACAGGCGCCAATGTCACAGTCAAATATGGGGATGCCGCAGATGGATATGTCTCAAATGAATATGCAGATGCCGCAGATGAATATGGGGATGCCGCAAATGCCAATGCCACAAATGAATATGGGAATGCCGCAGATGCAGATGCCGAATGTACAGCCAGCGCAATTCCAGAGCTTTTCGGGTAATTATGGAATGACAAATGCGCCGGAGAATATCGGCCTGATCATGGATGTTCCGCTGAATGTTACCGTGGAGCTGGGAAGAACGAGTAAATCCATTTCGGAAATTTTGGATTTTTCACCAGGTACGATCATAGAGTTAGATAAAATAGCAGGTGAACCGATTGATGTGCTGGTGAACGGAAAGTTTGTTGCCAAAGGTGAGGTTGTTGTTATAGAGGAATGCTTTGGTATTCGTGTAACTGAAATAATAAAGTAGAACACAGGAGTGAGAGAGATGGCGAAGAATATTTTAATTTGTGATGATGCAGCATTTATGAGAATGATGATTAAGGACATTCTGACAAAAAACGGCTATAATGTTGTTGGAGAGGCAGAAAACGGATTGAAGGCTGTTGAAAAATACAATGAGTTGAAGCCGGATTTGGTGCTGATGGATATTACCATGCCGGAGATGGATGGTATTCAGGCATTGAAAAAGATTAAGTCCGCAGATTCGGGAGCAATGATTATTATGTGTTCTGCAATGGGTCAGCAGGCAATGGTTATTGAGTCAATTCAGGCGGGGGCAAAAGATTTTATTGTTAAGCCATTTCAGGCAGAGCGTGTTCTGGAAGCAGTGAAAAAGGTTGTAGGATAATGCTTCTTACGCATATGAGCGGAGTGGAGTCTTTCGTTCAGTTTATAACAGTGCTGATACTTTTCTGTATTGTACTTGCGGTTACATATGTGACTACGCGGTATGTTGCAAATTTCCAGAAGCTGAGACAGGAAGGAAGCAATATTTCTGTTGTGGAAACATGTAGGATAGCACCCAGTAAGTATGTTCAGATTTTGAAGCTGGGGGGAAAGTATATTGCGGTCGCAGTATGCAAGGATACCATGACAAAATTGGCAGAACTTTCTGAAGAAGAACTTATGCTGTCTGTCAATCAGGAAAATGAAATTCCCGGTTTTGCCAGTTTTTTGGAGAAAGCGAAATTGAGAAAACAAAAAAAGTAGGCACAGTGTGATGAAAAGATTTTTTTTCGGAAAACAATTTAGGTTCGTAGTATGCCTGCTGTTCACAGTAGGCATATTGTTTTTGCATCATTCGGCGGTTGTACTGGCAGCGGATGTCACGGAGGATACATCGGACGATCTGTTTGACA
The sequence above is a segment of the Lachnospiraceae bacterium JLR.KK008 genome. Coding sequences within it:
- the fliY gene encoding flagellar motor switch phosphatase FliY, translated to MDGMLSQDEINALLSGMDNSPEAPASSPSKNEDGSAPIDKSLLTDTERDAIGEIANISMGSSATTLYSLVNIKVDITTPVVTLSNWKTMIEDYEKPCVFIQIRYTVGLEGSNILILKERDVKVITDLMMGGDGTNIDGELGELHLSAISEAMNQMMGSSATSLSTMLGKMIDISPPEASLVDLTEFKKPGEIAEFLTGTFCKIAFTMTIGDLVQSTILQLYPVDFAKSLYDTFINQQMGEAAKDPTPAPAPTPEPQAFNPPPAQAPMSQSNMGMPQMDMSQMNMQMPQMNMGMPQMPMPQMNMGMPQMQMPNVQPAQFQSFSGNYGMTNAPENIGLIMDVPLNVTVELGRTSKSISEILDFSPGTIIELDKIAGEPIDVLVNGKFVAKGEVVVIEECFGIRVTEIIK
- a CDS encoding response regulator, with product MAKNILICDDAAFMRMMIKDILTKNGYNVVGEAENGLKAVEKYNELKPDLVLMDITMPEMDGIQALKKIKSADSGAMIIMCSAMGQQAMVIESIQAGAKDFIVKPFQAERVLEAVKKVVG
- a CDS encoding flagellar biosynthetic protein FliO translates to MSGVESFVQFITVLILFCIVLAVTYVTTRYVANFQKLRQEGSNISVVETCRIAPSKYVQILKLGGKYIAVAVCKDTMTKLAELSEEELMLSVNQENEIPGFASFLEKAKLRKQKK